GGCGGGAGGCCCGCACGACGGGCTAGAGGCCCGCACGACGGGCTATTAGCTTAGTGGTAGAGCGCGCCCCTGATAATTGCGTCCATTTTATATGTATATGGTTACAATTATCTACGTTCCCAATGTGCTTATGATGTAGCACCCAGTGGACTGTTAGCTAGTGGATAAATTATAACCAGTCCTGCCGGCTTTGATTTGCAGTAAGAGTTCTACCTGTCCAGTAACTTTCGGCTTCATAGAGCTCAAGAGATCTGCTTTTGCTGAACTGGTGCGACTATGGTGCTTCATTTTCTCTGCGATTGGTCGCGATGCAAGGGGGCGACTATgaagtgttcttgagcttcAAAGGACTAGACACGCGTCAAGACTTCACCGATTTGCTCTATGGCCACCTCGTGATGCAGGAGTCCGTGTATTCATCGACATGAAAGAACTCGGCATGGGTGAAATGATCATGTCGCACCTGTTCCTAGCGATTGAGCAATCGAAGATCTCCATACCCATCCTCTCTAAACGTTATGCTTCCAATAGATGGTGTCTTAGAGAGTTGACCCAAATGGTGGAATGTAGGAAAAGGAAGGGACAGATAATCGTGCCCATCTTCTACCATGTCAAACCATCCGAGGTTCGAGACCAAACCGGATGTTATGGTGAGGCCTTTCTTTCGCACGAAAACGAGAAGCGATATGACGATGAGACCATACGAGAGTGGAGAGCTGCTCTCCAAGAGGTTGCAAGTTTGCAGGGATTCAACCTCACAGCTAACAGGTACCTAATTATCTTCCACCCTTGACGAACGCCATAATACAGGAGACCACCAAATTAAAGTACGAACCTTTGCATCTCATGGTACCGTGCTTTGTCTGGGTCGATTTAGTAAAAATGTGTACCGCGCTAATTGCGTGGTCTGTTTGTCTAAAGCTGATTGCTGTGTGATAGTCTCCGAAAGGAGAGCGTGAACTTTTTCTTGCAAGCTACTCTAGAGTTTTGACATTATTGGACTTACATTAATCTTTGTGCGTGTGCCTGTGCATACGTGCACGCCTTGATACAGCTATTGCAGAAAAGGTGAATTCGTGAGAGAAGTTGCCGCATATGTGTTGACGGAATTGAAGAGAAACTTCGTTGGAATCGAGCCTCATGTGgagaaatttatgaaattactAAATGTGGAATCTAGTGAGGTTTGTGTAGTGAGAATACACGGCATAGGTGGCACCGGAAAGACAACGATTGCAATGTCTGTCTACAAAAGAATATTTCATCTCTTCGATGGCTGTAGCTTTCTGGAAAGCGtaagagaaaatgcaaaaaaaccAGGAGGTTTAGTTAATTTGCAAGGACAGTTGATTTCTGACCTTCTAGGTGCAATGCATAGACAAATTCCTTCTGTTGATGATGGGATGAAGTCCATCAGAAGTAGATTCTTCCACAAGAAAGTTCTCATTATTCTCGATGATATTGAACCAACCTTTAGACTTGAGCCAATTTTAGGAATTCTTGATTGGTTAGGCTCTGGAAGCAGGATCATAATTACCGCTAGAAACGAGCAAGCTTTAGATGAGCTTAAAGTGTTCCAGAAATATGAGGTGGGGGGAATGCAAGCAGATGAAGCCCGTGTACTTTTTCATGTCTGTGCCTTCAAGGAGAAACATGCTCCAGATGACTTGGCTACTCTGTCAGAAGAAATAGTATCAACTATTGACTGGCTTCCTTTGACTATTGAGGTTGTCGCGTCGTATCTATCTTCTAAAAGAGTGGACGTGTGGGAGGAGATATTAGTCGAGTTGAAAAGAGTACCTCCGCGAGAAGTTCAAAAGCAATTGATGGTAGTCATCAACGCATTACCTTACAAGCAGATACAGGTATTTCTGGACATTGCTTGTTTCTTCATTGGAGAGGATGAAAGTGTTGCATGCTACCTGACTGTGATTCCGCAAGCCGATTGGAATTAAAAGTGCTCATTGACTCGTCTATTGTTAAGATTGAGAACAATAAGctgtggatgcatgatcaacttcGAGACCTAGGTCGGGATATCATCCAATGGGAGCATTGTGAACTTGGAAAACGCAGCAGATTGTGGTTACAAGATGAAGCCTTGGATGTGCTGACAAATGAAAAAGTAAGATCCAAGTTCATCATTGTTTTTACCTTACAATTGTGTGCCTTACAATTCAGTGATCCTTTTTACATAGAGGAAAgacacttagggtgcgtttgtttcttggaaaatgaatgatttggaaaacgttttcttaaaaatgattgcttatatttcttgaaattattattcattgataattttttcattattaataacaatttatgtatGCATATTctcatggacaatgaaaatattttttgttcatatgTTTTTGTAAGAgatacaagtgatcattttcaacgaaatgtttttcaaatcattcattttctgtaaaataaatggacttttaataaaatgatttctttaGTTTGAAGTCTCTAAGCATTTATTATCTTCACATGTTTTCATGGGGAAATGTGAAGTCTCTTGGTAATCCTATATTCCACATGTAGGGAACGGATAGCATTCAAGGTGTTCTTCTCAAATTTGATAGTAGGTCACAGTGTAGTTTTAAACCAGCACATTTCGCAAGTATGTCGAACATAAGATTCCTTAGATTGGATCAGGCGAACCTTGAAGGAAAGTTTGAGCAGCGTCTGTCAAGTTTAAGATGGCTCCACTGGCGAGGTTGTCCTCGTAATCTTTGTGCTGGAAATTTGgatttgaagaaattggttATTCTAGATCTTTCCTGGAGCAAGGTCAACGAAAAATGGAATGGTTGGAGAGAAATCAAGGTAGGGaagtttattaattttaatctcATTTGTCATATTGTAGTAGAAAAGTTGACTCTTATGTTATTCTACTTTTTGATAGAAAGCcgagaaattgaaagttttgaacCTCACCGGTTGTGTTGACTTGATCAGAACTCCAGACTTGTCTTATTACAATTGTTTAGAGAAATTGATTCTTGAAAGGTGCATTCGATTGGTTGAAATCGGTTCATCGGTAAAAAGTCTGGAGAGGTTGGTTTCACTGAACTTGAGGTCTTGTATTGAACTCAATAAGTTGCCTGAAGAGCTGGGTTCCCTCATATCCTTGGAAGAGATTCTTATAGATGGAACTGCTGTTCAAGAAATTCCTGCCTCCATTGGTCATTTGCAAAAGCTTAGAACATTTAGTGCCTGCAACTGTCTTTCATTGATCCAGCTGCCCGATTCAATTAGTCATGTGAAATCTCTGATATTCTTCGCACTTAATGGCACCAAAATAACTGAACTTCCCTTGTCTGAAGAGTTAGAAGTGCTACAACACTTGTCAATAAATCATTGTAGGTCAATATTGAAGTTACCAATGTCCTTGGGGAGTTTGGCTTCATTGATCAAACTTGATTTATCAAGCACTGGAATTGTTGAATTACCTAATACTGTCAATAAGTTAGATCTTTTAGAAGTGctcaaaattgattttacttTTGTACGAGAGCTGCCTGGTGCTATATGGAAGTTGAAGAGGCTTGAAGAACTGCATGCTTCAGGATGTCGGAGTTTGGCTGGGGAAATTCCTACAGATATTGAGAAGCTTTCGAGATTGAAGGTCTTGAGGCTTGGATACTCTCAGATTTGTGGCCTACCCGATAGCATTTCTAGACTTGCCAATATGCAAACACTTGATCTGCTTCATTGTGACAAGCTCCATGGAGTGCTCGAGCTTCCTTCCACTTTAATAAGCCTATCTGTCAGTTCTAAATTGATGGATACAATCCCAGACATCAGTAACCTGGTTAAGTTGGGAGAGTTATTCTTGGCTGATGGATCCCAGGAACTAGTGTTACCTGACCAAGGTCAAGTTGAGGCCAAAGGACACACTAATTTGGAGCTCGGGAGTTTTTCAGAGCTAAAGATATTGCAACTATCTCTGTTAAAGATCCAACTACTACCTGTCGGGTTGGATCTCCTTTGTAAGCTCACAAAGCTCTCCCTTTGCTGCATTCACTTGAAAGAGCTACCATGGCTTCCTCTAGGTTTATTCACTCTCTCACTTCACTAGTACAAATCACGGACAAGATTGCCAGATCTTTCATATTTGGAGCTCTTGTCAGAATTCGAGCTTTCCAATTGTGCTGTAACAAAAGTTGCAGGCCTTGGGCAGTTCAAATCCTTGCGAATTTTCAGAATATCTCACTGCAACCTCCAACAGCTGGATGAGCTGGAGAACTTGATATTTTTAGCATCGTTGAATGTTTCGTGCTGTCAAAGTCTTGAGAGACTTCCCGATCTATCAAAACTGAAGAAGCTGAAAGATATTAAAATCAAGGGCTGTCCGAAGATTCGTGATATTAAAAGTGTGGAACACCTGCATTCCTTTGAGAaaccaattagtgccataaTTGAGACGGAAAGCTCATCTGAGGTAACCGGCACTACTGATTTTCCCTCTGGACTGCATAGATGGAGGTTGGCACTTGATTCGCACATGTCATGTTTGGGATTTTTACTAAGATGAATGAATTccttaatattaacaaaagtgCATGACATGATGAATTACGATGGACAGGATATTTTCTCCCATTAAAACATGcagaataatttttcaaataaaatttgagtCATCAAGACTTTgtatttctttcatcttttttacTTCAAAGATGGGTCCAAATATGTAAGACTCCTCTTCTTTAAAAGGgcattttactttttcttgtatttttctgcgATAGACAACCAAAAAACTTCTATTTATGCCAATTAGTTTAATCATGCTTTTGGGAGGTGTTGCTATGTAGTCAATCCAGAGCATTGAACGTTGTATTGGAATCTTAAATCTTTGATGTGGTGCGGAATAGCGCTGACTGCTGTACtagtattttaaatttttttatggggTGCTTCCATATTATTGAAGTCAGTTCTTAATTCAAGTACTTTGAATAAATTGGGATGAGTAGCTCATAGAAGGTATTCCATTTTTCAagacttttctcttttaattcagACTTGTTTGGTGAGCTACTCTTCCAAGGATATAGTCTGATCAATACCATCAATGAAATCTCAAAACTCATTTGGTCTCTTTCCACGTTCAGTCAGTTTGAATCTAAGCATCAGTCTTTATAACTGTTTGACAGATGGTAGAAGTCTTGTTTGATGCACTGAATACATGCTTACACAAGTTTTGTCACAGGTGGAGTTTAGCAAACCAGCTAATAGCAAACATTCTTCCATTCAGGGTGTCCAATGCAAGGATAAAGGTATGTTGTACATCGAGATTGTCAAATCTGAGTTGTCCTATAAGATTTAAGTATGATTTCAACCTTGCAATGTAGAACACTAAAAGAGGTCATGGCTAGAAAGCTGCTGGACCATAAGGATAGGCAGTCAAAGGATTATTTCAAGCTATGCCATATTATTGGAACTGATTAGACCTTATACtaattttttgggtcaaatagaaatttttactcCTTATTTAATGCTCCTCTTCCTCCTAAAGCACAGGCAAAATCTTCTGATTCTGTCAAGTCAATAACTGAAACTATGGGCGCTTCTTCTAACTTGCAAAATTCTCCCTCTGCTGCAGGTTCATCAACCACGTGGCATAGAGTGAAGGTAAGCTACGGACGTCTTGCTTTCTATCTCACTCTGTCAATGAATAATTCTGTATTTCTTTCAGGCTGTTGCTTCCAAATTCAGCTGTCAGATGATTTCCAGAACCAAGCCAACACCCTCTTTTCCACATTAATCAAACTTAAGTGTTGAGCCACAGAGCAAGAAGATGTGCCACTTGACAGGGCATCGACTATCCCTTCTTTGGCAACAATTGGTTCTGCTGTGCCTCCTCCTGCTGCTCAACCATAGTCATCATCAGCAATGGACAAAGATAAAGCCCCTATAATTGTCGAGGCAGATTTATGCAGTCACGGAGAGGAATCTCTTTTCTCAAAGATCAAGTCTCTGTTGAGTGGTGACTCAGGAGAGCAAAATACTGGGACAGAGATGTCAGAAGCAAGTCATTTTGATCTTCAAGCATACCAGAATGCATCGCAAGAGGTGGAAATTATAATGAGTCAGAAACTCCTGGCAATTATGTTTAATACCAAGCTACTTGGTCATTTGTGAGAATTACTGAACTTCTTAGTCGAAGAAAATGCGCCAGAGGTCTCTACTATTGGACATCAATGTGTCTATATCAAATTGCAGAACTTTATTCAGACTGCGGGTGACTCCCTTTCTTCCCAATAAAAGATCCTCATTGAATGTGAGAGGTTAGAAAGGAAGCTCAAAATGGAAAAGTATCTTCTGGCGTCTGACAAGGATGAAGTTCGTTTGATCAAGAAACAATGTGAAGAGAAAGCTAAGAGTGTGGCTGACAATGAGCGAGTTATGACCCAACTTCAAGCAGAGATTGGGGCACGCAAGCAGACAGTTGAGAATGCAAAGTCAGAAATATCATATCTGTCGACAATGAGATTAGAGAAAGTTAAGGAACTGGAGAATTAAGTACGAGCAGGTCCTCAGTatgaagagagagaatccaagcatggaaaagaagagaaatcaaGCTCAGGATATGATTGACAAAATCAATGTAGAGTGGAATGACTTGTACGCCGATATTAAAGGCCGATTGGCCTCTAAATAGGCTGGCacttttcactttcctttatttgaatcttcacgtATCGAAAAATTTTCCATTCTGGCAAAAAACACAGGTTTGGAGTTTCATTCGTGGTTATTTATCATTGCTGAAAGCGTGAAACAAAGTCTATTGAAACAAAGAGAACGCTCACCTCGCAAACTCAGCATGTCACTCGGCTTGGTCTGCAATCTCCGAAGGCTCCCTGTAACTGGAGGCAGCAGGCCATGTAGAGTCCTCTATGCAGCGCCGTGCTTGTCGCTCTTCTTTGCCATAGTCCTCTTTGGAAGAGAAGCGGCCTCTGTGATGATATCGGTGAAATTAGCATAACGTAGATATTCCATGCGTGCTCTCTCCACTGCGAATTTCAGCAAAATCCAGATGTACCCATGCACGCAAAGACGTGGTTTTGTCTATGATGCCTTGTTATCCGGGGGCAACCTTATCCACCATCCAAGtatttcaagagaaattctTAACCCTGTCGATAGAGTCGGCAACAGTGTATCCAAGATATGAACAATTTTAGGCTCCGAAGCACCATAATTTAAGATAACGGAAAGACCGCATGGCAGGAATTGAGATATAAAATCTAGGTCAGGACCTTGTTTTAAGTAGGTGGTATCCCTTTAGTACGCCTAGCACTACGTAATTTATATTATGGGTTATATGCATGTTGGTGTGACAATCAATCCAAGTGATTATTCGAGTTGCAAAATTCTAGGTCTTGTGGgattcaaaattggaaaatttaggaaattttaaGGTTGTTGATATTCTTTTATcttgttaataaaaaattgtgacCGATAACTTCCTTATCATATCACTCATTAGTAAGTTATCATCATTATTAGAATTAACATCCAtacaaatttataaattatcaactttttttaagGGCTGATGTTGGCTTTTTAATCAGGATATATATGCTTGTCTATTGATACTGAAATTCCAATTACCAATTTGAACAGTGATGATTAGAGAAATACAATTATCTATAGCAAAATTTTAGTTTATTCCGTGTGTGTTGCTCAAGGTAATGAACTCTGGGCCTGTTTGTTGACGCTCCAAATAGTGTTtgattctgttcttttgttcctcggaataaaaaaaagaacataaattcgtttgataaatttttttgttagtcaGGAATAGATTTTGGGAGGAAAATTCCAAACAAAGGCCTAAAGTGTCATCGTTTTAGGCCTAAAATGGAttatgtttcaaataaagatctaaAGTAGCcaaattgtctcaaataaagatttgaagtagAACTTGTTTTGAATAAGAGCCCAAAGTAGAcatatcaattaaaaaaaaaaaaaacctaatctaTTAGACCCAATagcatttttatcttttaatttatctttttaatttttatctttttctttttccccctcccTCTATTGGCCATGGCAGAGGTCGCCAAACTCAAGCAAGGGCCACCCTTGCTAGGGTTTGGCAAAGGCATTCCTTTGCCAGATCTGGCGATGGCAACCCCCACCTTCACATGGCCTCATCAGCTCAAGTgagggtgagggttgccctcaccaaTGTCGGACAAGGGCCGCCTTCACCTGATCTGGCGAGGGCAACCCTTATTGGcattgggtgagggttgcctcaCTTGGGTTGCCATCGCCCGCCCAGCCTAAGCAAGGCAACCCTCACTCGATGCCCACCTTCACATGGCCTCACCAGCTCAAGTgagggtgagggttgccctcaccaaTGTCGAACAAGGGCCGCCTTCACCTGATCTGGCGAGGGCAACCCTTATTGGcattgggtgagggttgcctcaCTTGGGTTGCCATCGCCCGCCCAGCCCAAGCAAGGCAACCCTCACTCGATGCCTAAAGGGTGTCCCTTGCTTGAGGCAGGCAACCTCCACTAGCCATTGATAGCGACAGCTGAGggacataaaaaggaaaaaaagtaaaaaataaaagaaaaggaaaataaaaatcaatatatatatatatatatatatttagttataatttttttgaccaaaaaatccCTTCTTTGATGGTTGGAATACTCATTGGCTAGTCAAAGGCCCATATTGAGACAATTTGGCAACTTCATGCCATTATTTAATACGATTTTTGACCACTTTAagatcttatttgaaataaggtttacttcaagcccttatttaagTAAACGAGAGTACTtcagactcttatttgaaattttccc
This genomic stretch from Eucalyptus grandis isolate ANBG69807.140 chromosome 3, ASM1654582v1, whole genome shotgun sequence harbors:
- the LOC108958175 gene encoding disease resistance protein RPV1-like; translated protein: MGEMIMSHLFLAIEQSKISIPILSKRYASNRWCLRELTQMVECRKRKGQIIVPIFYHVKPSEVRDQTGCYGEAFLSHENEKRYDDETIREWRAALQEVASLQGFNLTANSYCRKGEFVREVAAYVLTELKRNFVGIEPHVEKFMKLLNVESSEVCVVRIHGIGGTGKTTIAMSVYKRIFHLFDGCSFLESVRENAKKPGGLVNLQGQLISDLLGAMHRQIPSVDDGMKSIRSRFFHKKVLIILDDIEPTFRLEPILGILDWLGSGSRIIITARNEQALDELKVFQKYEVGGMQADEARVLFHVCAFKEKHAPDDLATLSEEIVSTIDWLPLTIEVVASYLSSKRVDVWEEILVELKRVPPREVQKQLMVVINALPYKQIQVFLDIACFFIGEDESVACYLTVIPQADWN
- the LOC104437204 gene encoding disease resistance protein RPV1-like isoform X1, with the protein product MHDQLRDLGRDIIQWEHCELGKRSRLWLQDEALDVLTNEKGTDSIQGVLLKFDSRSQCSFKPAHFASMSNIRFLRLDQANLEGKFEQRLSSLRWLHWRGCPRNLCAGNLDLKKLVILDLSWSKVNEKWNGWREIKKAEKLKVLNLTGCVDLIRTPDLSYYNCLEKLILERCIRLVEIGSSVKSLERLVSLNLRSCIELNKLPEELGSLISLEEILIDGTAVQEIPASIGHLQKLRTFSACNCLSLIQLPDSISHVKSLIFFALNGTKITELPLSEELEVLQHLSINHCRSILKLPMSLGSLASLIKLDLSSTGIVELPNTVNKLDLLEVLKIDFTFVRELPGAIWKLKRLEELHASGCRSLAGEIPTDIEKLSRLKVLRLGYSQICGLPDSISRLANMQTLDLLHCDKLHGVLELPSTLISLSVSSKLMDTIPDISNLVKLGELFLADGSQELVLPDQGQVEAKGHTNLELGSFSELKILQLSLLKIQLLPVGLDLLCKLTKLSLCCIHLKELPWLPLGLFTLSLH
- the LOC104437204 gene encoding disease resistance protein RPV1-like isoform X2 — translated: MHDQLRDLGRDIIQWEHCELGKRSRLWLQDEALDVLTNEKANLEGKFEQRLSSLRWLHWRGCPRNLCAGNLDLKKLVILDLSWSKVNEKWNGWREIKKAEKLKVLNLTGCVDLIRTPDLSYYNCLEKLILERCIRLVEIGSSVKSLERLVSLNLRSCIELNKLPEELGSLISLEEILIDGTAVQEIPASIGHLQKLRTFSACNCLSLIQLPDSISHVKSLIFFALNGTKITELPLSEELEVLQHLSINHCRSILKLPMSLGSLASLIKLDLSSTGIVELPNTVNKLDLLEVLKIDFTFVRELPGAIWKLKRLEELHASGCRSLAGEIPTDIEKLSRLKVLRLGYSQICGLPDSISRLANMQTLDLLHCDKLHGVLELPSTLISLSVSSKLMDTIPDISNLVKLGELFLADGSQELVLPDQGQVEAKGHTNLELGSFSELKILQLSLLKIQLLPVGLDLLCKLTKLSLCCIHLKELPWLPLGLFTLSLH
- the LOC104437204 gene encoding disease resistance protein RPV1-like isoform X3; this encodes MKKLDQANLEGKFEQRLSSLRWLHWRGCPRNLCAGNLDLKKLVILDLSWSKVNEKWNGWREIKKAEKLKVLNLTGCVDLIRTPDLSYYNCLEKLILERCIRLVEIGSSVKSLERLVSLNLRSCIELNKLPEELGSLISLEEILIDGTAVQEIPASIGHLQKLRTFSACNCLSLIQLPDSISHVKSLIFFALNGTKITELPLSEELEVLQHLSINHCRSILKLPMSLGSLASLIKLDLSSTGIVELPNTVNKLDLLEVLKIDFTFVRELPGAIWKLKRLEELHASGCRSLAGEIPTDIEKLSRLKVLRLGYSQICGLPDSISRLANMQTLDLLHCDKLHGVLELPSTLISLSVSSKLMDTIPDISNLVKLGELFLADGSQELVLPDQGQVEAKGHTNLELGSFSELKILQLSLLKIQLLPVGLDLLCKLTKLSLCCIHLKELPWLPLGLFTLSLH